A single genomic interval of Centropristis striata isolate RG_2023a ecotype Rhode Island chromosome 8, C.striata_1.0, whole genome shotgun sequence harbors:
- the grinab gene encoding glutamate receptor, ionotropic, N-methyl D-aspartate-associated protein 1b (glutamate binding), translating into MSTDKTAYSPVGDAPPAYPGKTAYAPVDEAPPAYPGQTAFPAAFDMNIPGSTMFGAPAPGGFSAPGGLPAPGGFPPPAGFTSPGGFTAPGGFTSPGGFPAPGGLPFPPPTAFGPGVPGAFGMGTNPQGGPGYGANPSTSPYSPPGQGFSDNFNDDAYHSEEDPPAFHENQDFDFGLDNKSIRRAFIRKVFLVLTAQLLVTFAFVAVFTFVDEVKEFVMVNAWTYLVSYVIFFVSVCVISCCGSVRRRHPWNLVALSVLTLSMSYMVGMIASYHDTDTVVMAVGITAVVCFTVVVFSLQTKYDFTSCYGVLFVCLIVLVIFGFLCIFIRDRILHIVYAGLGALLFTCFLAVDTQLLLGNKELSLSPEEYIFAALNLYTDIINIFLYILAILGRARGS; encoded by the exons ATGAGCACCGACAAGACGGCATACTCTCCCGTGGGCGATGCTCCACCTGCCTATCCCGGGAAGACCGCATACGCTCCCGTGGATGAGGCTCCACCTGCGTATCCCGGGCAGACAGCTTTTCCTGCCGCATTTGACATGAATATACCGGGTTCAACCATGTTCGGAGCCCCTGCCCCGGGTGGGTTCTCTGCCCCAGGAGGTCTCCCTGCCCCTGGGGGCTTCCCTCCCCCCGCTGGTTTCACTTCTCCCGGTGGTTTCACTGCTCCTGGTGGGTTCACTTCTCCTGGTGGTTTCCCTGCTCCTGGTGGCCTCCCTTTCCCCCCACCGACTGCTTTTGGACCGGGTGTTCCTGGAGCTTTCGGGATGGGCACAAACCCTCAAGGTGGCCCCGGATATGGAGCAAACCCCTCTACCTCGCCGTACTCTCCGCCAGGTCAGGGCTTCAGTGACAACTTCAATG ATGATGCGTACCACAGTGAGGAGGACCCACCAGCCTTTCATGAGAATCAAGACTTTGATTTTGGATTAGACAACAAGAGCATAAGACGAGCCTTTATTCGAAAA GTGTTCTTGGTGTTGACTGCTCAGCTGTTGGTGACATTCGCCTTTGTGGCGGTTTTCACCTTTGTGGATGAAGTGAAGGAGTTCGTCATGGTGAACGCCTGGACCTACTTGGTGTCCTACGTCATATTCTTCGTGTCGGTGTGTGTGATCAGCTGCTGTGGAAGCGTTCGCAGGAGACATCCCTGGAACCTGGTCGCATTA TCCGTCCTGACTCTCAGTATGTCCTACATGGTGGGAATGATCGCCAGCTACCACGACACTGACACAGTGGTCATGGCGGTGGGCATCACTGCCGTCGTGTGCTTCACGGTGGTCGTCTTCTCTCTGCAG ACCAAGTATGACTTCACTTCCTGTTACGGTGTACTCTTCGTCTGTTTAATTGTCCTGGTCATCTTCGGCTTCCTCTGCATCTTCATCCGTGACCGGATTCTGCATATTGTGTATGCTGGACTCGGAGCTCTGCTCTTCACCTGC TTCTTGGCGGTGGACACTCAGCTGCTGCTTGGCAACAAGGAACTGTCCCTGAGTCCAGAAGAATACATCTTTGCTGCTCTCAACCTGTACACAGACATCATCAACATCTTCCTTTATATTCTTGCTATTCTGGGAAGGGCGAGGGGAAGCTGA
- the LOC131975838 gene encoding speriolin-like protein has translation MDQEQTLAALLLKNEQLWQQNDLLKSTMLSVVKENVDLKANMQSFNKDTLEELTVCSPSGRHSSSLWQNTCNETQFKKDLQQTRLKHNQRTSSPVDFKSFVQSSVHTDTSEKSEFQSSQTDFPLGVKGEDRLLGEIAYQLDRRILSQVFQGHKRLYGFTLLNIPGKIREVSTHPLTGKVDEGYRLHLTQRYDDLMKRLSQLGFKATLHPPFNEFIVNTFGILKERPGENSSQAADYNNPDFLRKLIVTTAPKKLQKDLLLVLTCLCSMAEKDRKPLLLW, from the exons ATGGACCAGGAGCAGACTCTGGCTGCCTTgctgttaaaaaatgaacaactcTGGCAGCAAAATGATCTGTTGAAGTCGACGATGCTAAGTGTAGTCAAGGAGAACGTAGATCTGAAAGCCAACATGCAGAGCTTCAACAAAGACACTCTGGAGGAATTAACAG TTTGCTCACCCTCAGGAAGACACTCGTCCAGTCTATGGCAAAACACCTGCAATGAGACACAATTCAAAAAAGACTTGCAACAAACCAGATTAAAACACAACCAGCGCACCTCGTCTCCTGTCGACTTCAAGTCTTTCGTCCAAAGCTCggtgcacacagacacaagtgAGAAATCAGAGTTTCAAAGCAGCCAGACTGATTTTCCTctcggggtcaaag GTGAAGACAGGCTGCTGGGAGAGATTGCCTACCAGCTGGATAGGAGGATTCTCTCCCAGGTCTTCCAGGGCCACAAGAGACTCTACGGCTTCACCCTGCTCAATATCCCAGGCAAAATCAGAGAG GTGTCAACACACCCGCTGACGGGGAAGGTGGATGAGGGCTATCGGCTCCATCTCACCCAGAGGTATGATGACCTCATGAAGAGGTTGAGCCAGCTCGGGTTCAAAGCAACACTACACCCTCCGTTCAATGAATTCATCGTCAACACCTTTGGGATCCTGAAGGAGAGGCCGGGGGAAAACAGTTCCCAGGCTGCTGACTACAATAATCCAGATTTTCTGAGGAAGCTGATCGTGACCACAGCGCCGAAAAAACTCCAGAAGGACCTGCTGCTTGTGCTCACCTGCCTCTGCAGCATGGCTGAGAAGGACAGAAAGCCTCTCCTTCTCTGGTAG
- the smpd5 gene encoding sphingomyelin phosphodiesterase 5: MALQASPFPNGFVAGIHAVGWAFILPCFWFLDRLIAVCKSTSLERTKRLEQECYLHPLKVFFGSILFFFLFLVTAPLAFLGFILWAPLQACRRPFSYHRETPSSPEHETHRGFEQLGKASFGFATANLCLLPDSLARFNNLGHTQSRAAAIGQRIAQGVCRPHIRIFVDSPSSCGTLSPSNSILPTACSSNYGATDRQAQPPVSHHSDSTEVHVSVPHSNSHVVCVPCDDTEEPSTDSPSPLYNSNQNSNQRGRAGHRSAPRALLSQGLRQQDDVPWEVSTLFPANVDILCLEEVFDKRAAQKLVKELKPVFGHILYDIGVYACQPPCRCSSFKFFNSGIFLASRFPVLEAQYHCFPNSRGEDALAAKGLLSAKVLIGQNPKRKNVVGYFNCTHLHAPEGEGEIRCDQLNMVTKWIGDFQAAYKLPDEDIAFDVLCGDLNFDNCSPDDTMEQNHCLFGEYRDPCRAGPGKEKPWVIGTLLEQPTLYEDDTNTPENLQRTLECEELRKQYISPPVPSKDCPLVYPETGQPWIGRRIDYILYRENSISKHCRTEIEEVTFITQLAGLTDHIPVGLRLSVTMDSDCAD; the protein is encoded by the exons ATGGCCCTGCAGGCGTCTCCATTTCCTAATGGGTTTGTCGCAGGCATCCATGCTGTGGGGTGGGCATTCATCCTGCCTTGCTTCTGGTTTCTTGACCGACTCATTGCTGTGTGCAAGTCCACCTCCCTGGAACGAACAAAGCGGCTGGAGCAGGAATGCTACCTCCACCCGCTCAAGGTTTTCTTCGGCTCcattctcttcttctttctttttcttgtgaCAGCGCCCTTGGCCTTCCTGGGATTTATCCTATGGGCACCTCTTCAGGCCTGCCGCAGGCCCTTTTCCTACCATAGAGAGACTCCATCCTCACCAGAGCATGAGACACACAGAGGCTTTGAACAGTTAGGAAAGGCATCGTTTGGATTTGCCACAGCCAACCTGTGTCTGCTGCCTGACAGCTTGGCTCGCTTCAACAACTTGGGGCACACCCAGAGCAGGGCAGCGGCCATTGGTCAGCGAATAGCGCAGGGTGTGTGTCGACCCCATATCCGCATCTTTGTTGACTCCCCCAGCAGCTGTGGGACCCTCAGCCCCTCCAACAGCATACTGCCCACAGCCTGCTCCTCTAATTATGGTGCTACGGACAGACAAGCACAGCCCCCAGTCAGTCATCACTCCGACTCCACTGAAGTCCATGTTTCAGTCCCACACTCCAACAGTCATGTGGTCTGTGTGCCCTGTGATGACACAGAAGAGCCCTCGACTGACTCCCCTTCTCCCCTTTACAATTCCAATCAGAATTCCAACCAGCGGGGCCGAGCAGGTCACCGGAGCGCCCCCCGAGCTCTGCTGTCCCAGGGTCTCCGCCAGCAGGACGATGTGCCCTGGGAGGTGTCCACATTGTTCCCAGCCAATGTGGACATACTGTGTCTAGAAGAGGTGTTTGATAAGAGGGCGGCACAGAAGCTTGTTAAAGAGCTCAAACCTGTTTTTGGACATATTCTGTATGACATTGGTGTGTATGCCTGCCAGCCACCATGCAGATGTTCCTCTTTCAAGTTCTTCAACAGTGGAATTTTCCTCGCCAGCCGGTTCCCAGTGCTGGAGGCCCAGTACCACTGCTTTCCCAACAGCCGAGGGGAAGACGCACTGGCTGCAAAGGGCCTCCTCTCTGCTAAG GTGCTAATTGGCCAGAATCCGAAACGGAAGAATGTAGTTGGCTATTTTAACTGCACACATCTTCATGCTCCAGAGG GTGAAGGGGAAATCCGGTGTGATCAGTTGAACATGGTGACCAAGTGGATCGGTGATTTCCAAGCAGCCTACAAACTGCCTGACGAGGACATTGCTTTTGATGTGCTCTGTGGAGATTTAAACTTCGACAACTGCTCACCTG ATGACACCATGGAACAGAATCACTGTCTGTTTGGGGAATACAGAGATCCTTGCAGGGCGGGGCCTGGGAAAGAGAAGCCCTGGGTCATTG GTACTCTGCTGGAGCAGCCTACATTGTATGAAGATGACACAAACACCCCAGAAAACCTTCAAAG AACGTTGGAGTGTGAGGAGCTGAGGAAGCAGTATATCTCGCCTCCTGTTCCTTCCAAGGACTGCCCGTTAGTTTACCCTGAGACTGGCCAGCCGTGGATCGGACGTCGGATCGACTACATCCTCTACCGAGAAAACTCCATCTCAAAGCACTGCCGAACA